The region GCGGTGGGAGCGACCACGCGGTAGCCCCGGGCGGCCAGAAACGCGTCGAGCTCGGCATGCCGGTCAAGCGGACTTACCTGCACGATCGGCTTGGTGCCCCGCACCGCGTAGAACTCTTCCAGCCGTTCGACCGCCGCAGCTGCGTCCGCGACGACAGCGGGCGGCAAAGCCGAGTTCGAGCGCTTGCGGTTCAGCAGGCCGCAGCACCGATATAGCCAGCCGTCAACGCGCTCGACCGTCGAAGCCGGCCAGGTGGCGACGGCGGCCCGCTCGATCTCCAACCCGACGAAACCCACCACGCACCTCCGGATGGATGCCGCGTGAAACCGAGCCTGGAGCGCGAGCCGGGTGGCTACGCGGTGCGGAAGGCCGGGTACGGCAGCAGATGCAGGGCACCGGCCCCGAAGCGGTCCACCAGCGCATCGATCATCCGGTCGGCGACCTCCGCGATGTCGACCATGTCGGCCTCCTCCGCGTCCGTGCGCAGGCGCCGCCACCGGTCCACCAGCGCCGTGCTGCGGCGCGGCGAAGGCATGTGCAGGTCGATCGGCCGGTCGGTTTCCCCGGTCCGCGGCAGGAACCACCACGTCGACACCCACACCCACAGCAGCTGGGCGTTGAACAGCCGGGGCATCAGCACCTCGTCGTCATCGAGCTCGGGCCAGACCTCGGCGATCTCCGAACGCCACGTCGACAACATGCTCTCGGCAAGGTTGCCCGGCAACGCGTACGAACACCACGACGACGGGAACGGGTACTGCAGGTACGCGGCATCCATCGCGACGTCGCGCACGCAGCCCCACTCGAAGTCCAGGAACCGCACCCCGCTGCTGCCGGTCACGAGGCTGTTGTCCGGGCAGATGTCCGACGGGCTGAACGACCGGTACCGGCTCGACTCCAGCAGCTCGGTGGCGGCGGTCAGCCGCTCGACCATGCGCGGCGGGGTGTCCACCCCGAGGATCTGGGTCAGCAGCTCCGGTAGCTCGGCCACCGACCGCACGATGTCGTCGGCGACCGGATCGGTCCACGACTTCGCACCCAGGCGGCGCATCAACGCGTCGAAGTCCGCCTCGCAACCGGCGGTGGTGCTGTGCAGCCGCCCCAGGGCCCGCGCCCACGCCAGCAATGCCCGCTCGGCAACCCGCGGATCATCGGCGAACAACACGTCGGCCAGGGTGGAACCCCGCCCGAGGTCTTCGAGCACCAGCAGACGTTCGGCGGCGTCGTGCGCGATGAGCTCGGGGCCTACCCGGGCCTCGGGTGGCAGCGCGGTGGTGAGCTGGCAGCTCGCCGCCTCATGCGCGAACGGGTCGGAGCGGGCCTCCACCGGACACTCGCCGTAGTGCTTGACCACCACCGTGCGGGGCAGTTCGAACGGCGATTCGGCGATCCGCACCCGCATCACGACCGAGCGGTCGCTGCCGCCGAGGTCCTCCGCATCGGCAAGCCGGACCGGTGCTCCCGTCCGCTTGCTCAGCACGGCTTCCGCGGTCCCGACGGTATCGGTCGCCTCCGTGCTGGCCGGGACGCGAACCTCCGGGGGGCCGGTGGTGATCTCCACGCTCATCGTCTCCAGACATTACCCCCACAACCTGAACCCGGATGGGCATGACCGGTCAAGTGACACACATCCGGTCAAGCCGGTAACCGCTGCGTGTTCGCCCGGCGGACCTCGCTCCCACCATCGATGGTCCTCCGGACACACCCGCCCCGTAGACGCTGACGGAACCAAGCGTCGGCGGGGTTGCACGGCGACGAAGATTTCGAAACCACAGCGGGCACAAGCGGCGCAACACCCCCCGAATCGTCACCCTGTCGGACAACCTCGCCCCGGCCACGGCGCACGTCGAGCGCGGCTGCAAGCACGCGGTGCCCGCCCCGCTCCCGATCAGCCCTGCTTCTCCACCACGCCGGGCGGGAAGACCGAGATGCTCTGGTCGCCGACCTGTGCCGCGGGCTTGGCATCGATCCCGGCTTCCTTGCGCTGCTCGATGGTGATCGGCGAGGGCGCGGCGGTCAGCGGGTCGAAACCGCCACCGCTCTTCGGGAAGGCGATGACGTCGCGCAGCGAGTCGGCACCGGCGAGCAGCATGCAGGTCCGGTCCCAGCCGAAGGCGATGCCGCCGTGCGGCGGCGGACCGTACTTGAACGCCTCCAGCAGGAAGCCGAACTTGTCCTGCGCCTGCTCGCGCGAGATGCCGAGCAACTCGAACACCCGCTCCTGGATGTCGGATCGGTGAATACGAATCGATCCGCCGCCGATCTCGTTGCCGTTGCAGACGATGTCGTAGGCCCAGGCGAGCGCGTGCTCGGGATCCTGATCGAAGGTGTCGATCCAGTCCGCGTTGGGCGAGGTGAACGGGTGGTGCACCGCGGTCCAGCCACTGGCGCCGACCGCGACGTCGTCGGTCTCGTCCACCGGCTCGAACATCGGAGCGTCCACGACCCACACGAACGACCAGGCATCGTGGTCGATCAGGCCGCAGCGTTCACCGATCTCCAGCCGCGCCGCGCCGAGCAGGCCGCGGGCCGCCGACCGCGGGCCCGCGGCGAAGAACACGCAGTCGCCGGGGGCCGCGCCAACGGCCTTGGCGATCCCGTCACGCTCGGCGTCGGAAAGGTTCTTCGCCACCGGGCCGGACAGCGTCCCGTCGGCCCCGACGAGCACATACGCCAGGCCCTTGTGCCCGCGCTGCTTGGCCCACTCCTGCCAGGCGTCGAGCTGCCGCCGCGGCTGGTCGGCGCCGCCGGGCATCACGACCGCCCCGACGTAGGGCGCCTGGAACACCCGGAACGTGGTGTCCTTGAAGTACTCGGTCATGTCGGTGAGCTCAAGCCCGAACCGCAGGTCCGGCTTGTCGGTGCCGTACTTGGCCATCGCCTCGGCGTAGGTCATTCGGGGGATCGGGCGCGGGATCTCGTGATCGGACAGCTTGCTCCACAGCGCGGCCAGGATCTCCTCGCCGAGTTCGATCACGTCGTCCTGGTCGACGAAGCTCATCTCGATGTCGAGCTGGGTGAACTCCGGCTGCCGGTCGGCGCGGAAGTCCTCGTCGCGGTAGCAGCGCGCGATCTGGAAGTAGCGCTCCAGGCCGCCGACCATCAGCAGTTGCTTGAACAGCTGCGGCGACTGCGGCAGCGCATACCAGTTGCCGGGCTGCAACCGGGCCGGGATCAGGAAGTCCCGGGCGCCCTCCGGCGTCGAGCGGGTCATGGTCGGCGTCTCGACCTCGACGAAGTCGCGGCCGTGCAGCACGTCCCGGGCGATGCGGTTGACCTCGCTGCGCATCCGCATGATCCGGGCCGGCTCGCTGCGCCGCAGGTCCAGGTAGCGGTGCCGGAGCCGGACCTCCTCGCCGACCTCCAAGTGGTCGTCCAGCGGGAACGGCAGCGGCGCGGCCTCGGAAAGCACCTCAAGCTCGACCGCGGTCACCTCGATCTCGCCGGTGGCTATCTCCGGGTTCTCGTTGCCCGCCGGGCGGCGGATCACCTCGCCGGTGACCCGGATGCAGAACTCGGCGCGCAGCCGGTGGGCGCGCTCGGCCATCTCGCCTTCGCGGAACACGACCTGGGAGACACCGGAGGCGTCTCGCAGATCGATGAAGATGACCCCGCCGTGATCGCGACGGCGCGCCACCCACCCGGCGAGGGTGACGGTCTGCCCGGCATGACCGGCGCGAAGCGATCCGGCCTCGTGCGTGCGCATCACGGGTACTGAGCTCCTTCTTCCGCTGTTGAGCGCTTGACGGTATGGACGGTGTAACTGGTCGGCGGCCTCGCCGCACCCGATCATCGTCCGGCCTGCTCGGCCACGGGGCGGCTAAGCAGCCAGGACGCAAGGCATCAAGGCTAGCCAACGGACGCCGAAGCGCAGCGCGCAGGTGCCGGGCGTCGGCCCGTCGGCGCGGAGCGTGACCGCGCGCCCGGACGGTCGGCTCCCCTGCCTGCCAGGATGCCGAGCGCACCGACCGAACTGCCGATCGCCCTGCCGACCGGCAGGCGGCCCGAGGTTCGTCCATTCGTCCGAGCGGCACCGAATGGTCGATACCAATTTCGGCGCGGATGGTTCACAATTCACCTCATTCGAAGCATGATCCACGATCACGCAACGGACATTGTTCGTCGGCCAAGCGAAGCGGTGCCGAGTTGATTTCAACCCCTGTACAACCCAACTTACTCCTTTAGTTGGAGATGCCTACCGGAACTCGGTCGTTGCGAAACAGAGATTCACTGATTAGCGTAAGTTCGGAATTCGGCGGACACGAGGAGTAACGATGACCGGTTCGAAAACCGAGGCTCGCCCAGCCGCCCATCCGGCCGTCCGCGGTGCACAGCACGGCGCGAACGCCCTGTCGGCCGAACTCGCCGAACTGCTCCGAACCGGTCCGTTCGAAGCCGCCCTGCGCACCGCGATCCGGGCGAGCCGGCTGAGCCTGGAACGCATCCAGCACCGGCTGCGCGCCCGCGGCACGCCGGTCAGCATCACCGCGCTGAGCTACTGGCAATCCGGCCGACGACGCCCGGAGCGCCCCGATTCACTGCTCGCCCTGCAACAGTTGG is a window of Saccharopolyspora phatthalungensis DNA encoding:
- a CDS encoding phosphotransferase family protein, whose protein sequence is MEITTGPPEVRVPASTEATDTVGTAEAVLSKRTGAPVRLADAEDLGGSDRSVVMRVRIAESPFELPRTVVVKHYGECPVEARSDPFAHEAASCQLTTALPPEARVGPELIAHDAAERLLVLEDLGRGSTLADVLFADDPRVAERALLAWARALGRLHSTTAGCEADFDALMRRLGAKSWTDPVADDIVRSVAELPELLTQILGVDTPPRMVERLTAATELLESSRYRSFSPSDICPDNSLVTGSSGVRFLDFEWGCVRDVAMDAAYLQYPFPSSWCSYALPGNLAESMLSTWRSEIAEVWPELDDDEVLMPRLFNAQLLWVWVSTWWFLPRTGETDRPIDLHMPSPRRSTALVDRWRRLRTDAEEADMVDIAEVADRMIDALVDRFGAGALHLLPYPAFRTA
- the aspS gene encoding aspartate--tRNA ligase, with amino-acid sequence MMRTHEAGSLRAGHAGQTVTLAGWVARRRDHGGVIFIDLRDASGVSQVVFREGEMAERAHRLRAEFCIRVTGEVIRRPAGNENPEIATGEIEVTAVELEVLSEAAPLPFPLDDHLEVGEEVRLRHRYLDLRRSEPARIMRMRSEVNRIARDVLHGRDFVEVETPTMTRSTPEGARDFLIPARLQPGNWYALPQSPQLFKQLLMVGGLERYFQIARCYRDEDFRADRQPEFTQLDIEMSFVDQDDVIELGEEILAALWSKLSDHEIPRPIPRMTYAEAMAKYGTDKPDLRFGLELTDMTEYFKDTTFRVFQAPYVGAVVMPGGADQPRRQLDAWQEWAKQRGHKGLAYVLVGADGTLSGPVAKNLSDAERDGIAKAVGAAPGDCVFFAAGPRSAARGLLGAARLEIGERCGLIDHDAWSFVWVVDAPMFEPVDETDDVAVGASGWTAVHHPFTSPNADWIDTFDQDPEHALAWAYDIVCNGNEIGGGSIRIHRSDIQERVFELLGISREQAQDKFGFLLEAFKYGPPPHGGIAFGWDRTCMLLAGADSLRDVIAFPKSGGGFDPLTAAPSPITIEQRKEAGIDAKPAAQVGDQSISVFPPGVVEKQG
- a CDS encoding GNAT family N-acetyltransferase, cg3035/Rv0428c family gives rise to the protein MGFVGLEIERAAVATWPASTVERVDGWLYRCCGLLNRKRSNSALPPAVVADAAAAVERLEEFYAVRGTKPIVQVSPLDRHAELDAFLAARGYRVVAPTAVMFADCTRVLDDLARLPLPGRL